ATGAGATCCATaggtttcttttttattattatatatacatatttatttatagattttattcCACATTTTAGCTCCTTGGTGTGTTTGTTGGCCTGTGTTTCTCTGAGTACTTCTGCTCGTGACTAATTGCTCCTTAGTGGGATtaattttgaatttgaatgttattataagtatacagtatatacagcgggtaaaataagtattgaacacgtggAGTAatataagtattgaacacgtcaccatttttctcagtaaatatatttccaaaggtgctattgacatgaaattttcaccagatgttggtaacaacccaagtaatctatacatacaaagaaaccaaaacaaataagttcagaaattaagttatgtgtaataatgtgaaatgacgcagggaaaaagtattgaacacatgaagaaagggaggtgcaaaaaggcatggaaagccaagacaacagctgaaatctatcagtaattagaaagcaatcCGGCCCCTTGTCAGTGCTAATATCAGCTGGTTCAGGCCCAACtgatggcctataaaaaggtgtctcattaccaaggtgtcacacaagaaacatctcatgatgggtaaaagcaaagagctctctcaatagtccatgagccagggggttggtcgtgccactttggagggaccatGTCATGACATGATAGTGTGATTTGCTTCATACAACATCACTGAATTCACCATTAATTATTCACCTGAACAGTTTATGATATTGTGAATGTTATCATTGTAAACATTGGCCATCCAAACATAGGGATAGACATCACCTTTTCTGTGTTATCATGTTTAGCACAGGAGATAGGATGCAAAATGACCGTaaccaaattatgtattttgcatcatgcaaaatacataatttggttACGGTCATTTTGGTTGCGATGGCTCCATGTCTCAGAATGTTTAGGGCTCCAAACTGTTCaagtgtaccaagtttcatgcctttataaaaaagtgaacttcattttcacatttcacCTGGAATATAACCCATTGCCACTGAGTCAGGGCCTCATCAgttgtaacatgtttatattgacgATGAGGTAAGAGTGAGAAAACATCAAATAATGGATAGAGCATTAATTTCTTAGTACagttttttgagtttttgtattattttgtgtttctgctgctaagAAAGCCATTTACAAACCCCAATAACAGAATCCAATGCAAGGTTCTGAACATCctatcagatacaaactgcacaaggttacgtttattctgataagaaatgttgttagtcatataatatatcaatttaaagctctttttgtgctctttatgctggaactatccatgggcacatcagatcaatatggagttagttataagggcatttggagttgcattcagaatttgccccattccagcattagaggtcaaaggtcaaattctcttgacctcagtgtcacGACAATGTGACTGAAggatagattatagtctaagctttacaacgatatatgacttcatgatattgtgtgttggtttccctCTTTTATTCTGGATCTATGTGAAAAATGGCGTAAAAAGATGGACAACttttaatgatggagggatgaaaaaaggagtgatagcacatagaaagctaccattactgcaatgctatcatgcgttttccaacactagggatatagacctttaaaaaaatgactatgagacatggtccctccaaagtggcacgacgGCCACATTTTAGGGGTCTGGTTTATGGACTAACAATCAAAGCATTTCTTTTGATTTTCTGAAACCGATTAGTTTTTGTTGTGATCCAGTTGTGGTGATGGAAGCATATAACTTTTACTCCAGctcataaaataaatacaaatgaagaAATAGGACCACTATACACTTCAGTCACCacagacctttttcacagcaggcaGTTTGACTGATGACAGCAGGAAAAGGAAGTGAAACTAATTAGGTAAACGAGGGCTGATATCTGATACCTGATATCGTTTCATGCTTCGCTCACGGTCACTTTCActggaacacttgaatagaacagagccttttcctactatgacaagtcaaaatatctgctgtgacAAAAGGCCAGGACCCTGGAACTAGCTCATCTAAGTTGTTTTGAATGTCATCAATTACCCCTGTGCTTTTCTGTGCATGACATACCAACATGTCTGCTGTTAAAAAGCTCTATTTATGGTGTATCTGTTGTATCAGGTAGTGGACAGTTTCATATATACACTCAGACTGATGCACTCGTTTCCAGAGTGGTTTGTCATTTTGATTTGACTTTTACTGTTTGCATTACACATACTGTCAGTGCATCTTCAGTGgtgatatatatacagtatatatctgttCTGTTTTACAGCTACAACACAGTATAACGCTCATAGATCAAGCTACACATGGATCAGGCTCACTGACATTAACTTTGCTTACAGTGTCTTTTTCTAAAAGATCTGTTTGCCCCAGCAGATTTACTGTCACACTTCACTGACTCCAAATGGAATGGtattcagagtgtgtgtgtgtgcgtgtgtgtgtgtggaggtgggggggggtcGTTGCATGTGTGCTGATGAATAGCAGAAAATGTCACTGGATGCTtcactctgttttgtttttgtaacatTGGCTCTGAACCTGACGGGGACACTGGGGGAGCTCTAACTAGGTCCAGAAGCTTGGGGACGTTTCTTGCATTTTGGAGCAGTTTCCAGCGGAGACAAATGCAGCAGGTCAGACATCTATATGTGGTTCTGGGGGCTGAGACAGAGAGGCTGCAGGCAAAGGGACGGATGTAGACAGGCTTTGGCAGGACGACTCTCAGGCAACTTTTCACCCACTTTTATCTTCTAATCTTTGGTCATCTTTTCGCGCCGCTGGAGATTTACAACAGCTTGACATGTCTCTCATCCTGACTGTGCTGGACAAGCTGGCGTACTTTCTGTCTCTGATAGCGttttgtgtcagtgtgtcttATAGCTGGCTGAAATGAGACTAGATTCTTCCTTTAAATCCACGAGCTCTGATAATGACTGGGTGTTTTTTCAGTAGATATTTAACAAATGATGCTGAGGTTTTGGGGGTTTGAGGTAGGATGCTTTTAACCTGCGGACACCTGACGCCTTTGTGTGAGTTTTACTTTAAGATATTCTGTGATCTGAATTTAGTAGACTAAGGGTAGACTAACAGGAGATGTAGCTGTTTGGATGCCTACATATAAGCCATGATGTGTGAAATCAGTGTGATTATTGTCCTGCAGGTGTAACTGAAGACAGTGATCTCTTTGCCAAAGACCATGATGCTGCAGCGGTGCATCCTGAGGTCGTACCATGTCCTCGCCCTGGTGCTGTGTGTGTCAGCCAGGGAGGACTTTGACTGGACGAAGAACGAGAGGACGTCCTTCTACTACGGCACCTTCCCAACTGGTACGATTGAACATCAAATAATAGTCATGTACACAAAGTCAAACATGGCAATAATCTGCAAAGCATGGACATCTCCTGTGCAGGTTTCTCGTGGGGAGCCGGCAGCTCTGCCTATCAGACTGAAGGAGCTTGGAACATAGATGGAAAAGGAGTGAGCATCTGGGACGCATTCGCCCACAAACAGGGGAAAATATTCTCAAATGACACGGGAGACATGTCGTGTGAGGGCTACTACAAATTCAAGGTGCGATACAGAAGAAAATGTAGTACCTCTAATAGCAGATAATTGCTGATAAAGAAATGTATGTTATGCACCAAGATATTGTACATTAAGTTGACTAAGTCAAATTAAGTTTTAAGTGTTTATTGGACTCCTAAACATTCATTTATTCCAAAAAGTAACTTTTGTGTCACACAGTATATTCTGTATTATCTTGTTTCAGTGCTTCATTGAAGCTTCATGATGTTTCAGTCCAGTTGCAGAGCAGTCAGTGAAATAGtcaagaaaaataaaacgtATTGATTCGTGCACAAATTTTTTTTCGTGATAGTCAGCACGAAATCATTCGTATGTTATCCACGTAATtgcaagtcaaagttgatttatttgtcacgtaacttccgtacttaagttacggtacttcaggagttattttaacccaaatcgctatcttttcctaaacctaacgaagtagttttgttgcctaaccctaaccaagtcaatcttttcctaaacctaactaagtaggtttgttgcctaaccctaaccaagtcaatcttttcctaaacctaactaagtagtttttgtcatttaaCTTCCATTATTCCATACTTACAGCACTtcaggagttattttaacccaaaccacaatcttttcctaaacctaactaggtagtttgttgcctaaacttaaccaagtcgatctttttctaaaccttacttagtagtttgttgcctaaacctaaccaagtcaatcttttcccaaaactaactaagttgttttattttgaaaagactggagtggaaattgacacgtgtgaaaatacgttgttgaaagtcgtgctgagcgtcacgataaaaaaagagaaatttgtgtctaagtacacgaatcaaatagattacatttcctgactatttcacaaactgccgtgagactgagTTGGATGGTTCCAGAGTGAAACATTCAAATCCAAGACCCATGTTTTTTATGGCTGCACTGTTcaatcaaatggaaatattgtacatgtcttgtgcatcattttaGATATATTTACCCATATTTGCAAACTTTGGGGTCTCCACTAGAGTTTAAAAGGtacgacattttgggaaatacacttggTCTCTTTCTCACTGAGGATTAGATGAGAAGACTGATACCACTCTCTGCCTCCAGAGTGGTATCAAACTTCTCATCTGACTCtttgcaagaaagcaaataaaaacatttctcaaaatgttgaactacttcttaaaattaattaattaatgaaatgaatTCCTTAAAATGTCTCCGGCTGTTTGTTTTTAAGGACGACGTGACCTTGATGAAGGACATGAAGCTGAATCATTATCGTTTCTCCATCTCCTGGCCGAGGATTTTACCAAGCGGACTGAAAAGTAACCACATGCCTCACctattatatatgttatattttggactgttggtggGTCACCTTGGGCTCATTAGACGCAACCCTAATTGTAATGATGTCATGATGGTTAATATTGATATTAATTTACTAGCAACTCTTTCAGGTGAACACATCAACGAGAAAGGAATCAAGTATTACGATGACCTGATCAACATGCTGCTGGACAATAAGATCACACCCATTGTTACTCTGTACCACTGGGATTTACCGCAGGTGAGCTCTGAACTCAATAAACCTTCAGTATTTACAGATTAGGAGCTGCAGCATGGATACTAATGATGATTTGACTCCCCAGATGTTACAGGAGAAGTATGGCGGCTGGCAGAACGTCACCATGGTCAACTACTTCAACGACTTTGCCAACTTGTGCTTTGAAAGATTTGGAAACAAAGTGAAGTACTGGATCACTTTCAACAACCCGTGGGTACGTCAGGGTGAAGGGAAACGGTGCGTTCACTGTCTTTTGAACCGATGTGATGTGTTTAACTCAGAGAGTGTCGTCTTGTGTTTTTCAGTCCATCGCTGTGGAGGGATATGAAACAGGGGAACATGCTCCCGGACTGAAGCTGAAGGGAACCGGAGCTTACAAAGCCGCCCACCACATCATCAAGGTCAGACTCAGGAGGTGATGGTTTCTGTCCAGTTCGGTGTGGTTCTGTTTGTGCCGAGGCTGGATTACAAACCCAGCATGTCCATTGGTGTTGGTAATATGATGATATGATTAGTAGAGTGGCCTTTCACCATGTCtttgtccagcaacacgagcaATCAGttatgtaaaataagtatgtttgtaaCGTAACTTCGTGGGTGGCGTtagttaagtacggaagttacgtaacaaaagtaGCCtgaggtaaaataagtcaacgttgactcagtttcacacgggacacaaacagcggtctcctgagtgaaagtcctgtgtttgtttgacccacccaaacactccgacctcctccctacgagGACTTTGCCACTCTTTATAcaacgtcacctgacttcctgcAGCCCTACACGTCCTGTCGCATGATAACCTGGGTAACATGAAAATTACggtgcatttatttttgtaggTATAAGTATGAACAGTGAATGAGCCTGACGGGGTTCATACATGATGCACATAACGCCTAAGATGCAAACTGACAAAGCTATGGTGGAACCTGATTTAGTAAATCTGTAGTTTTAAACTAGTTAGTACTCACTGAGATTTTATTAAAGACTTTCAGAGTTCAACAGACATCAAAGTGACACATGCCTTTCTGTCTTTGAAACAGGCACATGCTAAAGTTTGGCACACGTATGACATGCAGTGGCGAAGCAGACAAAAAGGTAAAAAGGAAAACTtcttattttggtattttttttgtgaataaaGTCAAAGATAATACATTTTCCGCCATGCTGGATAATAaagttgctgtgtgtgtgtgtctgtgtgtgtgtgtgtccaggccTGGTTGGGATCTCGCTGACGGCTGACTGGGGGGAACCAGTGGACATCACCAACCAGAGGGACATCGAAGCAGCGGAGAGGTACATCCAGTTCTACATGGGATGGTTCGCTACCCCCATCTTCAATGGAGACTACCCCCAGGTTATGAAAGATTACATCGGTACGTCCCCGTCAAACGCAACTTTTTATATGatactttaaaaatgtaagACTGTCATTTGGCATTATATGACTGCTGACGTGTTAGTTATCATtattgaactttgacctttaGGCAGGAAGAGCGGCCAGCAGGGCCTGGGAGCTTCACGGCTGCCCGTCTTCTCACCTCAGGAGAAGAGTTACATCAAAGGAACCTGTGACTTCCTGGGCCTCGGACATTTCACCACCCGCTACATCA
This window of the Sebastes fasciatus isolate fSebFas1 chromosome 2, fSebFas1.pri, whole genome shotgun sequence genome carries:
- the lctla gene encoding lactase-like a isoform X1, with amino-acid sequence MMLQRCILRSYHVLALVLCVSAREDFDWTKNERTSFYYGTFPTGFSWGAGSSAYQTEGAWNIDGKGVSIWDAFAHKQGKIFSNDTGDMSCEGYYKFKDDVTLMKDMKLNHYRFSISWPRILPSGLKSEHINEKGIKYYDDLINMLLDNKITPIVTLYHWDLPQMLQEKYGGWQNVTMVNYFNDFANLCFERFGNKVKYWITFNNPWSIAVEGYETGEHAPGLKLKGTGAYKAAHHIIKAHAKVWHTYDMQWRSRQKGLVGISLTADWGEPVDITNQRDIEAAERYIQFYMGWFATPIFNGDYPQVMKDYIGRKSGQQGLGASRLPVFSPQEKSYIKGTCDFLGLGHFTTRYITLKNYPSGLGDSFFADRDLAELVDPRWPDPGSEWLYSVPWGFRRLLNFVKTQYGNPMIYVTENGVSEKMICTDLCDDWRMQYFKDYINEMLKAMKDGVNVKGYTAWSLLDNFEWDEGYSERFGLYYVDFRNKNKPRYPKASVQFYKRIISSNGFPNQREVESWKRKAVETCSSSNQLLAADPLIGHMEMVTEIVVPCVCTLCILLSAVFLMFLMRGRN
- the lctla gene encoding lactase-like a isoform X2 codes for the protein MMLQRCILRSYHVLALVLCVSAREDFDWTKNERTSFYYGTFPTGFSWGAGSSAYQTEGAWNIDGKGVSIWDAFAHKQGKIFSNDTGDMSCEGYYKFKDDVTLMKDMKLNHYRFSISWPRILPSGLKSEHINEKGIKYYDDLINMLLDNKITPIVTLYHWDLPQMLQEKYGGWQNVTMVNYFNDFANLCFERFGNKVKYWITFNNPWSIAVEGYETGEHAPGLKLKGTGAYKAAHHIIKAHAKVWHTYDMQWRSRQKGLVGISLTADWGEPVDITNQRDIEAAERYIQFYMGWFATPIFNGDYPQVMKDYIGRKSGQQGLGASRLPVFSPQEKSYIKGTCDFLGLGHFTTRYITLKNYPSGLGDSFFADRDLAELVDPRWPDPGSEWLYSVPWGFRRLLNFVKTQYGNPMIYVTENGVSEKMICTDLCDDWRMQYFKDYINEMLKAMKDGVNVKGYTAWSLLDNFEWDEGYSERFGLYYVDFRNKNKPRYPKASVQFYKRIISSNGFPNQREVESWKRKAVETCSSSNQLLAAARRQSLQGNQEHAGMQKAWPVHDEV